Genomic segment of Pseudothermotoga hypogea DSM 11164 = NBRC 106472:
CCTTCGAAGATCCACAGTTTGACCTCCAACCTCTTATTTTACTCTGTCGTTCTTCACTGGCAAGAAAAGTCCTTGACGTTCCCAAGGGGTGGTGGTAATATTATTATTGAGAATGAATCTCAATAAGAAGAGGGGAGATGGCACCATGTCGCTCTCGGATGTTCCCGTAGGCTTTGAGGCAAAGATAATTTCCGTACCGGATGATGACGTGGGCAGCAGGCTGTTATCCATAGGTTTTGTTCCGGGCAACAGCGTGAAGGTGATCAGCTGTGCTCCCTTAGGCGATCCGAGAGTCTACATGGTCATGGGTAAGATGGTGACGCTGAGAAACGATGAGGCCAAGCGAATCCAAGTGTCTATGGAGGATGAAATAGAACAACTCTCGAACGTTACCGAGGGAAGCTGGCGGGTTATTCATCTGGTCGGAGGGCGGAATTTTCGTGACAAGCTCAGATCCATGGGCATCGACATCGGCAGCACCGTGAAAGTCATTTCGAAGGGTGTCGTCGAAACGAACAGAGGAGTGTTCAGGATAGGCTTGGGGATGGCCAGAAGGATCTACCTCAGGAGGGATGATGTTTGACAATCCGGGTCGCACTCTGCGGAAATCCCAACGTTGGAAAGACCAGTTTGTTCAACGCACTCACTGGCATGAGACAGTACGTTGCCAACTGGCCGGGTGTAACAGTCGAGGTCAAAGAAGGTGTGAGGAGTTGGAAGGGTCATCAGCTCATCATCACAGATTTAC
This window contains:
- a CDS encoding FeoA family protein yields the protein MSLSDVPVGFEAKIISVPDDDVGSRLLSIGFVPGNSVKVISCAPLGDPRVYMVMGKMVTLRNDEAKRIQVSMEDEIEQLSNVTEGSWRVIHLVGGRNFRDKLRSMGIDIGSTVKVISKGVVETNRGVFRIGLGMARRIYLRRDDV